A window of the Streptomyces griseochromogenes genome harbors these coding sequences:
- a CDS encoding HD domain-containing protein — protein sequence MTAESTEPIAPDGTADPPLRPLPERAALLLDRVDAPPRLVAHLRAVHEVAATLVEWVRLRCPGLEFDAEAVLFGAATHDIGKAVHVAELSGPGAEHEEAGRELLLRHGVEPGLARFAATHSSWTVPGTGVEDLLVSLADKIWKGKRVPELEDLVVARLAGADGREAWEWFMELDEALTGIGDGADRRLAYQMSHPLTRR from the coding sequence GTGACAGCCGAGAGCACAGAGCCGATCGCGCCGGACGGCACCGCCGATCCGCCACTGCGACCGCTTCCCGAGCGAGCCGCCCTGCTGCTGGACCGGGTTGACGCCCCGCCGCGTCTGGTCGCCCATCTCAGGGCGGTGCACGAGGTGGCGGCGACGCTCGTGGAGTGGGTGCGACTGCGCTGTCCCGGGCTGGAGTTCGACGCGGAGGCGGTGCTCTTCGGCGCCGCGACCCACGACATCGGCAAGGCGGTGCACGTGGCCGAGTTGTCCGGCCCGGGCGCCGAGCACGAGGAGGCCGGGCGGGAACTGCTGCTGCGGCACGGGGTGGAGCCCGGTCTCGCCCGGTTCGCCGCGACGCACTCCTCCTGGACCGTGCCCGGGACCGGCGTCGAGGACCTGCTGGTGAGCCTCGCCGACAAGATCTGGAAGGGCAAGCGCGTCCCGGAGCTGGAGGACCTCGTCGTGGCCCGGCTGGCCGGTGCCGACGGGCGGGAGGCGTGGGAGTGGTTCATGGAACTGGACGAGGCCCTCACGGGGATCGGGGACGGCGCCGATCGCAGGCTGGCCTACCAGATGTCCCACCCCCTCACCCGAAGGTGA
- a CDS encoding cupin domain-containing protein translates to MLEVKTVDKPDERRDFPRGHLEALHLTGLDFAVGTFEPGWRWSESVAPIAGTKSCMVHHNGYVLQGRMHLRMDDGGEAEIGPGDVFVCPPGHDAWVVGDEQVVVFDFAGGMAQDYARAPGA, encoded by the coding sequence ATGCTGGAAGTGAAGACGGTGGACAAGCCGGACGAGCGGCGCGACTTCCCCCGCGGCCACCTCGAAGCGCTTCATCTGACCGGGCTCGACTTCGCGGTGGGCACCTTCGAGCCGGGCTGGCGCTGGTCGGAGTCCGTGGCGCCGATCGCGGGGACCAAGAGCTGCATGGTCCACCACAACGGCTATGTGCTCCAGGGGCGGATGCATCTGCGCATGGACGACGGAGGCGAGGCCGAGATCGGCCCCGGCGACGTCTTCGTGTGCCCGCCGGGACACGACGCCTGGGTCGTGGGCGACGAACAGGTCGTCGTCTTCGACTTCGCGGGAGGCATGGCGCAGGACTACGCGAGGGCTCCGGGGGCGTGA
- a CDS encoding GNAT family N-acetyltransferase — MYTISLGDDGAELGPLGPWQAGEFLGHMDRGREFIGRFNALPDVVTDLASSRAFLRAYAEKEAADAGRIRGIRYGGTLVGAVILRRMDVARGTAEAGCWLEPAAVGRGLVTRAARVLIDWAIRERGIHRVEWWVSPHNTPSIAVARRLGMSRHGVLRESHLFRGERHDEEIWSVPAAEWTGGAG; from the coding sequence ATGTACACGATCTCCCTCGGTGACGACGGCGCCGAGCTGGGTCCGCTCGGCCCGTGGCAGGCCGGGGAGTTCCTCGGCCACATGGACCGGGGGCGGGAGTTCATCGGCCGGTTCAACGCGCTGCCCGACGTGGTCACGGACCTGGCCTCCAGCCGGGCGTTCCTGCGGGCGTACGCCGAGAAGGAGGCGGCCGACGCCGGCCGCATCCGCGGGATCCGGTACGGCGGCACGCTGGTCGGAGCGGTGATCCTGCGCCGGATGGACGTGGCGCGGGGCACCGCCGAGGCGGGCTGCTGGCTGGAGCCGGCGGCGGTGGGCCGGGGCCTGGTGACGCGGGCGGCCCGGGTGCTGATCGACTGGGCGATCCGGGAGCGGGGCATCCACCGCGTGGAGTGGTGGGTGTCGCCGCACAACACCCCGAGCATCGCCGTCGCCCGGCGGCTGGGAATGAGCAGGCACGGTGTTCTCAGGGAGAGTCACCTGTTCCGGGGGGAGCGGCACGACGAGGAGATCTGGTCGGTGCCGGCTGCGGAGTGGACCGGCGGAGCCGGCTGA